The genomic region TGATAATCTTATTCGCTTCTTCATCAGACAATGGGTCTGGATGAATTTCGTTACCGATAAAACCAGAAATTTTTGGTGTACCAGTTACTGTGTGCCATGTCTGATCATTCAGATCAACATTAACCAGGATGTATCCAGGGAAGAACTTACGGGCCGAGGTTTTCTTTGCCCCTTTCACCATTTCAATTACTTGTTCTGTCGGGATCAAAATATCGCCAAATAACTCTTCTTGATGCGCATTTTTAATCCGCTCAATCAGTGAAGCTTTTGCCCTTTCCTCAAAACCTGAAAATGTGTTTACTATATACCAACGAAGTGCCATTAGTTATCCTAAAGTTCTTTATTACTGCAATTACCGGAGTACAGCCCCAATCAGTTTGCCGAG from Desulfobulbaceae bacterium harbors:
- the nusG gene encoding transcription termination/antitermination protein NusG, with amino-acid sequence MALRWYIVNTFSGFEERAKASLIERIKNAHQEELFGDILIPTEQVIEMVKGAKKTSARKFFPGYILVNVDLNDQTWHTVTGTPKISGFIGNEIHPDPLSDEEANKIINRIKDGALKPKPKVSYEIGDPVRVTDGPFSSFQGTVDQVYPDKGRVRVMVSIFGRETPVELEYIQVTKG